A single region of the Polyodon spathula isolate WHYD16114869_AA chromosome 5, ASM1765450v1, whole genome shotgun sequence genome encodes:
- the LOC121315352 gene encoding LOW QUALITY PROTEIN: zinc finger protein 292-like (The sequence of the model RefSeq protein was modified relative to this genomic sequence to represent the inferred CDS: deleted 1 base in 1 codon): MESSENSNIKATICKTISCLLPDDLEVKRACQLTEFLLEPTVESYYAVETLYNEPDQKFEVDSLPVPNSLRCELLLVFKTQWPFDPEFWDWKTLKRHCLELMGEEASIVSSIDELNDSEAFEQLEDENGGKVQKLAGLHAVCVLCDKEFLGHRIVRHAQKHVKDGVYSCPICGENFDQKELFVPHVTSHVKQSCKERLAAMKQSRMLGKPTKLPNSNTAHQKVKAANKPDNKPKKKNGPHSDDSVVFNDKDASESDGKDQHSKPDLSVHRVDYREEYTCPVTNCRKGFKYFKNLIAHVRGHKNSEEAKRFLEMQSKKVVCQYCRRQFVSVAHLNDHLQMHCGVKPYICIQLHCKSRFLTNPELLVHRKEHVVFKAKCMFPDCGRIFYEAYMLYDHEAQHYNTFTCKFPACGKIFHSQSKLDLHQEDHFAQQKTALQDPDLTELPDKNPAQLLDLGPCHTPLPELNLAKLIDPNQIKLELPDTAQPLQDPTQPKLELPNPSQLQLPHSNQITFPDPTQTQSELEIPCSHLTPLQDPTPVMNNCPQGVQVNVEQKGAVDIINCKDSIHVCGRSQNILPVMGVTSVVCDPASSEHLEPQPVQHPPLHRSGLPAELKESQLPGMLTGALEEKPTKLHHVKIETPSNEEIMPEQPPKPAGDVVPNCNALSVRMPDGNNILSPSVHPQAVTEKQVKVGERFNCTFATCTRNYSSSRSVSKHMKAVHPEYHAALKLARKSKSLQKNNRKSALQTQKDKTQGMKTQTPLFPYQTGNVAATVSTPAFSSHSGTLTTAVLPTQIESVVNPILLSQMAEVSNQMLPLQTQCGVNPLLSLQMGSGQNLSLLSHKRHSAELPIHLQALASQVSSSQITAANPVPAPQIPQGNTKNLVVNSQAGVISPALFSEMQSSANLILPSQAENNCLQVLPSHLETSTDPILTSRLTDDTNSVMPCHIDNNRVQRSADSLLPLQIDCGSHIIGAPPTQEGSSHMAFSTMGSHNNTHVPSQVDSVTNIMLSQVDPSNPNLPSNMEDLSNALLPSLMERATHPLLPSNLESFKNSGRLETAVNPLFLPQIDAHSFSDFSSKGKRGANSQMENVMKSVFISQPEPAQTATAVQPLPVSPPKLEVKKTSKRTKWPAIVRDGKFICSRCYREFTSPNSLGGHLSKRSNCKLFDEMETSGALQQDGSSSFIANPINSSSVLNVQQQQLSANFNPTVSFKGQADQSLAIENRPARFLPSAVFPQVNGAVCNPNEGEQSSPIIKQALETAGLPDLFETSGILQQTFQSPCGPYQTSAHMPESTVIQHTGKVIKMESEDAEVPLIHETRNELTTCAANHFVKGGEPEFCADIFSDSVLSQMLAEHNSQISLNNLGAAHLNQIMRTDCQSMKVEGNGEPQINANDNLLAAMANLTQHFMANQVLQIPVADPQHLVTNQGNPQDSAPKIKNVKKKLRAQLLEKPHDFSRKSSGPAQDISLQGNGHLQKLSNFPQTSEAKHGSAFSEIQGVTGSDNRDDANGLLSDTTQTEKLNSALNVSLSGQSSSNAPETAFSNSCDSQKEDEKIMEILTALQRLNLEKENPTPSPAVNSCSVTSMLDCNAVVLNERPEAQCRDSTVANEARPLESTSKPFVCENEGCPYSAMTKDALYKHYYKVHNYTEEMMNEIRQIQLKFAPFRCHICKKTFTRNSNLRAHFQTVHRLTQNKMVQLKIKRPYTKKSRPEKTATDKQPCMVDGQREELGSESAESTLALEKLKPIEGNSEQGMHPAVKESFKVAATQVSCSLQDAPNGQTSENISSSVLEQPTSGQPTMGLSAAQQPSTEYPTVGLLSAGQPAAQPPTMGQSEAGQAPVGLPGTAQSEAGQAPVGLPGTAQSEAGQAPVGLPGTAQSEAGQAPVGLPGTAQSEAGQAPVGLPGTAQSEAGQAPVGLPGTAQSEAGQPPVGLPGTAQSEAGQPPVGLLGTAQSEAGQAPVGLPGTAQSEAGQAPVGLLGTAQSEAGQAPVGLLGTAQSEAGQAPVGLPGTAQSEAGQAPVGLPGTAQSLAEAPETTQSLACLSIVGQPTVELPTVAGPPPMEMPVSGHTATGFRLPGPPLPGEPATGKVKKPKGPKPKVSKPKVEKPKVEKPKKQPKPEVKKQKKPAANTSESSHSYSPYRPYRCVHQGCFAAFTIQQNLILHYRAVHQSDLPTFEQDNEEESAEIKDDLVEEMDQITEFRCQVKDCSRIFQEVPSLLQHYTQLHEFSLEKAGSLLSDMNLGRFRCDQPECKASFTAFWKYIGHLEVDHEPEKLFNNDGEEGVFRCECEGCDCVYATRSNLLRHLFRKHKDIHKSHLIRPRKKMDSQESCSVSGDPSKKSKSAGGKGDNEKENWQNNKKSKISSTEERKSKKKKNDANKTVWIKSKKTPSLKTNDEALAMCTKKFSLQYPCMIKGCLSVVRSERNMFRHYKTHRLTDAFLLQQGSDFIICKQRSLPLKKSKSTGDDGEKSQEDQSENSEQDLADTYPELSETESSRLTSEKDEVAEHSKPFKKKRSADECSEPKPVWRRKRKIRQAFPDSVPLIKRKRGRPPLKRKRKEAMQIRIQNRRVRKLKPELYNQSNLCSGSESAASSCTVPVQKEQQHNNIDLSTFKPMGFEVSFLKFLEESADQPKRKAKKNPLFEIASKRKKAFPPKSGSLDCSKSDLHIRTSGYHNLIDFRNPLNLQCVKNVKIVVDRTFSEGAELLLKQLQEMRPAVVLEKW; this comes from the exons ATGGAGTCCAGTGAAAATTCGAATATCAAAGCCACCATTTGTAAAACCATCTCCTGTTTGTTGCCCGATGACTTGGAAGTGAAGCGAGCTTGCCAGCTTACTGAATTCCTCCTGGAGCCGACAGTTGAGTCCTATTATGCTGTAGAGACTCTGTACAATGAGCCAGACCAGAAGTTTGAGGTAGACAGTCTTCCAGTGCCCAATTCACTACGCTGTGAACTTCTGCTAGTGTTTAAAACGCAATGGCCCTTCGACCCTGAATTCTGGGACTGGAAGACTCTGAAACGTCACTGCCTAGAGCTGATGGGGGAGGAAGCCTCCATTGTATCTTCAATAGATGAGCTCAATGACAGTGAGGCTTTTGAGCAGCTCGAGGACGAAAATGGTGGCAAAGTTCAG AAACTGGCAGGCTTACATGCAGTA TGTGTATTGTGTGATAAAGAGTTTCTTGGTCACAGGATAGTACGGCATGCACAAAAGCATGTCAAGGATGGGGTTTATAGTTGTCCAATATGTGGGGAGAATTTTGATCAAAAAGAACTATTTGTCCCACATGTAACGTCTCATGTAAAACAATCCTGCAAAGAAAGACTTGCTGCAATGAAACAGAGTAGGATGTTGGGTAAACCTACCAAATTGCCCAATTCGAATACTGCTCATCAGAAAGTTAAAGCTGCTAACAAACCGGACAACAAGCCAAAGAAGAAAAATGGCCCCCATTCTGATGATAGTGTGGTCTTTAATGACAAGGATGCATCTGAGAGTGATGGAAAAGATCAACATTCTAAACCTGACCTCTCTGTACATAGGGTGGACTACAGAGAGGAATACACATGCCCTGTTACAAACTGTCGAAAGGGATTCAAGTACTTCAAAAACCTGATAGCCCATGTAAGAGGCCATAAAAACAGCGAAGAGGCTAAACGTTTTCTTGAAATGCAAAGCAAAAAGGTGGTTTGCCAGTATTGTCGTCGGCAGTTTGTCAGCGTCGCCCATCTCAATGATcatttacaaatgcattgtggcGTAAAACCGTACATCTGCATACAGCTACATTGTAAATCAAGATTCCTCACTAATCCAGAACTGTTGGTACATAGGAAAGAGCATGTTGTGTTTAAAGCAAAATGCATGTTTCCAGACTGTGGAAGAATATTTTATGAAGCCTACATGCTGTATGATCACGAAGCTCAGCACTACAATACGTTCACTTGTAAATTTCCTGCTTGTGGTAAAATATTTCATTCCCAATCCAAGTTGGATTTGCACCAGGAAGATCACTTTGCGCAGCAAAAGACTGCTTTACAGGACCCAGACCTGACTGAATTACCAGATAAAAATCCTGCGCAGTTACTAGATCTGGGTCCATGCCATACTCCTTTACCAGAACTCAATTTGGCAAAATTAATAGATCCAAACCAGATTAAATTGGAATTACCAGATACAGCCCAACCTTTACAAGATCCAACCCAACCTAAATTGGAATTGCCAAATCCAAGCCAGTTACAGTTACCGCATTCAAACCAGATTACGTTCCCAGATCCAACCCAAACTCAAAGTGAATTAGAAATACCATGTTCACACCTGACTCCTTTACAGGATCCAACTCCAGTAATGAATAATTGCCCACAAGGTGTCCAAGTAAATGTTGAACAGAAAGGAGCAGTAGATATAATCAATTGTAAAGACAGCATCCACGTCTGTGGAAGATCTCAAAACATTCTGCCTGTTATGGGAGTCACCAGTGTTGTATGCGATCCAGCTTCATCTGAACATCTAGAACCGCAGCCTGTGCAACATCCACCACTGCATCGAAGTGGTCTCCCAGCAGAGTTGAAGGAAAGCCAGCTACCTGGCATGCTCACTGGTGCGCTGGAGGAAAAGCCAACTAAACTGCATCATGTAAAAATAGAAACTCCAAGCAATGAGGAGATCATGCCAGAGCAGCCACCAAAACCGGCAGGTGATGTTGTACCCAACTGTAATGCTTTATCAGTAAGGATGCCTGATGGCAATAACATACTTTCTCCATCAGTCCATCCTCAAGCTGTAACTGAGAAACAAGTGAAAGTGGGGGAGAGATTTAACTGCACGTTTGCAACCTGTACTCGGAACTACAGTTCATCAAGGAGCGTCAGTAAACACATGAAGGCGGTACACCCCGAATACCATGCTGCACTGAAGTTGGCTCGGAAAAGCAAATCGctccaaaaaaacaacagaaaaagtgctctccaaacacaaaaagacaaaacacaagggaTGAAGACTCAAACCCCACTGTTTCCTTACCAAACTGGAAATGTTGCAGCTACTGTATCAACCCCAGCCTTTTCTTCTCATTCTGGAACCCTGACCACTGCAGTTTTGCCCACCCAAATAGAAAGCGTTGTAAATCCAATCCTATTGTCACAAATGGCAGAGGTCTCAAATCAAATGTTACCCTTGCAAACACAATGTGGAGTTAACCCTCTTCTGTCTTTACAAATGGGCAGTGGTCAGAACCTGTCTCTGCTGTCACATAAAAGACATTCAGCAGAGCTACCAATACATTTACAAGCACTCGCCAGTCAAGTTTCGTCTTCACAAATCACTGCAGCAAATCCAGTCCCTGCTCCACAGATACCTCAAGGCAATACAAAAAATCTAGTTGTAAATTCACAAGCAGGTGTCATAAGTCCAGCTTTGTTTTCAGAGATGCAAAGTAGTGCAAACCTTATTTTGCCTTCACAAGCTGAAAATAATTGCCTTCAGGTTTTGCCTTCTCATTTGGAAACTAGTACAGATCCCATTCTAACCTCTCGGTTAACTGATGATACAAATTCAGTGATGCCTTGTCACATTGACAATAATAGAGTACAAAGAAGTGCAGATTCACTTTTGCCTTTACAGATAGATTGTGGCTCACATATAATAGGGGCACCACCTACACAAGAAGGAAGTTCCCATATGGCTTTTTCAACTATGGGAAGTCATAATAACACACATGTACCATCACAAGTTGACAGTGTAACAAATATTATGTTGTCCCAAGTGGATCCCTCCAATCCTAATTTGCCTTCCAATATGGAAGATCTAAGTAATGCCTTGTTGCCTTCACTTATGGAGAGGGCGACACATCCGCTGTTACCTTCAAATCTGGAAAGCTTCAAAAATTCAGGTCGACTGGAAACTGCCGTGAATCCTCTCTTCCTTCCACAGATAGATGCCCATTCATTCTCTGATTTCTCCTCAAAAGGAAAAAGAGGGGCTAATTCCCAAATGGAAAATGTCATGAAGTCAGTTTTTATTTCCCAGCCAGAACCTGCACAGACTGCCACTGCTGTCCAGCCACTCCCTGTGAGTCCACCTAAACTTGAAGTTAAAAAGACCAGCAAGAGAACAAAGTGGCCAGCTATTGTTAGGGATGGTAAATTCATCTGCAGTAGATGTTATAGGGAATTTACTAGCCCCAATTCACTTGGTGGTCATCTATCAAAGCGTTCAAATTGTAAACTATTTGATGAAATGGAAACCTCTGGTGCACTTCAGCAGGATGGCTCATCCTCATTCATTGCTAATCCAATTAATTCATCCAGTGTGCTGAATGTGCAGCAGCAACAGCTGTCTGCAAATTTCAATCCAACTGTATCTTTCAAAGGCCAAGCTGATCAGTCATTAGCAATTGAAAACCGTCCTGCAAGATTTTTGCCTAGTGCTGTTTTCCCACAAGTTAATGGAGCTGTTTGTAATCCAAACGAGGGTGAACAAAGTAGTCCAATCATTAAGCAAGCCCTGGAAACAGCAGGACTTCCAGACCTGTTTGAGACCTCTGGAATCCTGCAGCAGACATTCCAAAGTCCATGTGGCCCCTATCAAACAAGTGCACATATGCCAGAAAGCACAGTCATACAGCATACAggaaaagttattaaaatggaGTCGGAGGATGCAGAAGTTCCATTGATTCATGAAACAAGGAATGAATTAACGACCTGTGCTGCAAATCATTTTGTAAAGGGAGGAGAGCCTGAATTTTGTGCTGATATCTTCTCCGACTCTGTTCTGTCACAGATGTTGGCAGAACATAATTCACAGATATCCTTGAATAATCTTGGAGCAGCTCATTTAAATCAGATAATGAGAACTGATTGTCAGTCAATGAAGGTAGAAGGAAATGGAGAGcctcaaataaatgcaaatgacAATTTACTGGCTGCTATGGCCAATCTTACACAACACTTTATGGCTAATCAGGTGTTGCAAATACCAGTGGCTGATCCCCAGCATTTAGTAACAAACCAGGGCAACCCACAGGATTCTGCTCCAAAGATAaagaatgtaaagaaaaaatTACGTGCTCAGTTATTGGAAAAACCTCATGATTTTTCACGAAAATCATCAGGTCCAGCACAAGATATCAGTTTACAGGGAAATGGACACCTGCAAAAATTATCAAACTTCCCACAAACTTCAGAGGCCAAGCACGGTTCAGCATTTTCAGAGATACAGGGAGTGACAGGATCTGACAATAGAGATGACGCAAACGGCTTGCTGAGTGATACTACACAGACAGAGAAATTAAACAGTGCGTTAAATGTATCCTTATCGGGACAGAGTTCGTCTAATGCCCCAGAGACAGCCTTCAGTAATTCTTGTGATTCTCAAAAAGAAGATGAAAAAATAATGGAAATTCTAACAGCTTTACAGAGATTAAACCTAGAAAAGGAAAATCCCACTCCCAGTCCTGCTGTGAATAGCTGCTCTGTCACAAGTATGCTTGATTGTAATGCTGTTGTGTTAAATGAACGCCCAGAAGCTCAGTGTCGTGATTCTACAGTAGCAAATGAAGCTCGGCCTTTGGAAAGCACTAGTAAACCATTTGTGTGTGAGAATGAAGGCTGTCCTTATAGTGCTATGACAAAAGATGCATTGTATAAACACTATTATAAAGTGCATAATTACACTGAAGAGATGATGAATGAAATCAGGCAAATCCAACTCAAGTTTGCTCCCTTTCGGTGTCACATTTGCAAGAAGACATTTACACGAAACTCAAACCTCAGGGCACATTTTCAGACTGTGCATCGCTTGACGCAGAACAAAATGGTCCAGTTGAAAATTAAACGACCATACACCAAAAAATCTCGACCTGAAAAAACTGCTACTGACAAACAGCCATGCATGGTGGATGGTCAACGAGAAGAACTTGGTTCAGAATCTGCAGAAAGCACTCTAGCCCTTGAGAAGTTGAAGCCCATTGAAGGCAATTCAGAACAGGGTATGCATCCAGCAGTTAAAGAGTCATTTAAAGTTGCTGCTACCCAAGTTTCATGCTCTTTGCAAGATGCACCAAATGGACAAACTTCAGAAAATATTTCTAGTTCTGTATTGGAGCAACCTACATCAGGACAGCCTACAATGGGCCTGTCTGCAGCTCAGCAACCTTCAACAGAGTATCCTACAGTAGGTCTACTGTCAGCTGGGCaacctgctgcacaaccccctaCTATGGGCCAGTCTGAAGCAGGACAGGCCCCAGTGGGATTGCCTGGAACTGCTCAGTCTGAAGCAGGACAGGCCCCAGTGGGATTGCCTGGAACTGCTCAGTCTGAAGCAGGACAGGCCCCAGTGGGATTGCCTGGAACTGCTCAGTCTGAAGCAGGACAGGCCCCAGTGGGATTGCCTGGAACTGCTCAGTCTGAAGCAGGACAGGCCCCAGTGGGATTGCCTGGAACTGCTCAGTCTGAAGCAGGACAGGCCCCAGTGGGATTGCCTGGAACTGCTCAGTCTGAAGCAGGACAGCCCCCAGTGGGATTGCCTGGAACTGCTCAGTCTGAAGCAGGACAGCCCCCAGTGGGATTGCTTGGAACTGCTCAGTCTGAAGCAGGACAGGCCCCAGTGGGATTGCCTGGAACTGCTCAGTCTGAAGCAGGACAGGCGCCAGTGGGATTGCTTGGAACTGCTCAGTCTGAAGCAGGACAGGCCCCAGTGGGATTGCTTGGAACTGCTCAGTCTGAAGCAGGACAGGCCCCAGTGGGATTGCCTGGAACTGCTCAGTCTGAAGCAGGACAGGCCCCAGTGGGATTGCCTGGAACTGCTCAATCACTAGCTGAAGCACCTGAAACAACTCAGTCTCTAGCTTGCCTATCTATAGTGGGACAGCCCACAGTGGAATTGCCGACTGTAGCAGGACCACCACCGATGGAGATGCCTGTTTCAGGACACACTGCTACAGGATTTCGTCTCCCTGGACCACCTTTACCAGGAGAGCCTGCAACAGGGAAAGTTAAAAAGCCTAAAGGTCCAAAACCTAAGGTATCAAAGCCTAAGGTTGAAAAACCTAAAGTGGAGAAGCCTAAAAAGCAACCAAAACCAGAAGTAAAAAAGCAAAAGAAGCCAGCTGCAAATACAAGCGAGTCATCTCACAGCTACAGTCCATACAGGCCATACCGTTGCGTTCACCAGGGCTGCTTTGCAGCGTTTACAATACAGCAAAACCTGATTCTGCATTACAGGGCTGTGCATCAGTCAGACCTGCCTACGTTTGAACAGGATAATGAAGAAGAATCAGCCGAGATCAAAGACGACTTGGTGGAGGAGATGGACCAGATCACAGAGTTCAGATGCCAAGTTAAAGATTGCTCTAGAATATTCCAAGAAGTACCTAGCCTTTTGCAGCATTATACACAGCTTCATGAGTTTAGTCTGGAAAAAGCTGGGAGCCTACTGTCGGATATGAACTTGGGAAGATTTCGGTGTGACCAGCCAGAGTGCAAGGCTTCATTTACAGCATTTTGGAAGTATATTGGTCATCTTGAAGTGGATCATGAACCAGAGAAACTCTTTAATAATGACGGGGAGGAAGGTGTCTTCAGGTGTGAATGTGAGGGCTGTGATTGTGTTTATGCCACTAGGTCCAACCTCTTACGCCACCTGTTTAGAAAACACAAAGACATCCACAAGTCCCATTTAATTAGACCTAGAAAAAAAATGGACAGCCAGGAAAGTTGTTCAGTAAGTGGTGACCCCTCCAAAAAGTCAAAATCTGCTGGAGGTAAAGGAGACAATGAAAAAGAGAACTGGCAAAATAATAAGAAATCAAAAATCAGTAGCACAGAGGAGCGAAAgagtaagaagaaaaaaaatgatgcaaataaAACCGTCTggataaaaagcaaaaaaacgccttctttaaaaacaaatgatgaaGCGCTGGCAATGTGTACCAAAAAATTCTCTCTGCAATACCCATGTATGATAAAAGGTTGTCTGTCTGTTGTCCGCAGTGAACGCAATATGTTTAGACACTACAAAACTCACAGGCTGACTGATGCATTCCTACTGCAGCAAGGCAGTGACTTTATCATTTGCAAGCAGCGTTCACTTCCCTTAAAAAAATCAAAGTCTACTGGAGATGATGGAGAGAAATCTCAGGAAGATCAGTCTGAGAATTCAGAGCAAGACTTGGCAGACACCTACCCTGAATTAAGTGAAACAGAAAGTTCACGTTTAACATCTGAAAAGGATGAAGTTGCAGAACACTCGAAACCTTTCAAGAAAAAACGTTCAGCTGATGAATGTTCTGAACCCAAGCCAGTGTGGAGAAGAAAGCGGAAGATTAGACAAGCCTTTCCTGATTCTGTTCCCCTGATCAAGCGCAAGAGAGGGAGACCTCCGCTGAAGAGAAAGCGCAAAGAAGCCATGCagatcagaatacaaaacagacGGGTGAGAAAATTGAAACCAGAATTATATAATCAAAGCAATCTGTGCAGTGGCTCTGAATCAGCAGCTTCTTCCTGCACAGTTCCAGTTCAAAAGGAGCAGCAGCACAACAATATTGACTTGAGTACATTTAAGCCAATGGGATTTGAAGTGTCTTTTCTCAAATTCTTGGAAGAATCTGCAGATCAGCCAAAGAGGAAGGCAAAGAAAAATCCTCTCTTCGAAATTGcctcaaaaagaaagaaagccttTCCCCCAAAATCTGGAAGTCTGGATTGTAGTAAGTCCGATTTGCACATCAGGACTAGCGGTTATCATAACCTTATTGACTTTCGAAACCCTTTGAATCTCCAGTGTGTAAAGAATGTAAAGATTGTTGTGGACAGGACCTTTTCTGAAGGGGCTGAGCTTTTGCTTAAGCAGCTTCAGGAAATGCGACCAGCAGTTGTGCTTGAAAAATGGTAG